In the Lepisosteus oculatus isolate fLepOcu1 chromosome 6, fLepOcu1.hap2, whole genome shotgun sequence genome, one interval contains:
- the LOC102696578 gene encoding inositol monophosphatase 1-like — protein MADVWQDCMNFGISIASSARETILEASKSKKTVMLKSSPVDLVTETDHKIEEMIISSIKEKYPTHSFIGEESVASGETCTLTDNPTWIIDPIDGTTNFVHRFPFVAISIAFAVNKQTEFGIVYSCVEDKLYTARKGKGSFCNGVQLQVSGQEDITQSLVVTEIGTQRKEDVLKTLTSNIFKLLKIPVHGIRAVGTAAVDMCLVATGGADAYYHIGMHCWDIAASAIIVTEAGGVVLDTDGGEFDLMSRKVIAASSRAVGERIAREIEAFPCERDDGKPQGVSGNVNGHPSGEK, from the exons ATGGCAGATGTCTGGCAAGACTGCATGAACTTTGGGATCTCAATTGCATCAAGTGCAAGAGAG ACTATTCTTGAGGCTTCTAAAAGCAAGAAGACTGTGATGTTGAAAAGTTCTCCAGTGGATCTGGTGACTGAAACTGATCACAAAATTGAGGAGATGATTATATCTTCAATCAAAGAGAAGTACCCAACTCATAG TTTTATTGGTGAGGAATCTGTTGCTTCTGGAGAAACATGCACCCTGACTGATAACCCCACCTGGATTATTGACCCAATTGATGGAACTACAAACTTTGTGCACAG GTTTCCATTTGTTGCCATTTCAATTGCCTTTGCTGTTAACAAGCAG ACGGAGTTCGGGATAGTTTACAGCTGTGTGGAAGATAAACTCTACACTGCCCGAAAAGGAAAAGGTTCTTTCTGCAATGGAGTGCAATTGCAGGTCTCTGGACAGGAGG ATATAACACAATCACTTGTTGTGACTGAAATTGGAACTCAACGAAAGGAAGATGTTCTGAAAACACTAACCTCAAACATCTTCAAGCTGCTGAAGATCCCAGTTCATGG TATCCGTGCTGTTGGTACTGCTGCGGTGGACATGTGCCTGGTAGCCACAGGAGGAGCTGATGCTTACTACCATATTGGGATGCATTGCTGGGACATTGCTGCTTCTGCTATTATTGTAACAGAGGCTGGTGGTGTGGTGCTTGATACTGATG GTGGCGAGTTTGATCTGATGTCCAGAAAGGTTATTGCAGCGAGTAGCAGAGCTGTCGGAGAGAGGATTGCCCGAGAGATTGAAGCCTTTCCCTGTGAGAGGGATGATGGGAAGCCCCAGGGTGTGAGTGGGAATGTAAATGGTCATCCCAGTGGGGAAAAATGA
- the LOC102698019 gene encoding inositol monophosphatase 1-like translates to MADPWKEAMDHAVAAARDAGGVIREALQKEMKIMHKTSSVDLVTKTDQKVEQLIITAIREKYPSHSFIGEESVAAGQPCILTDNPTWIIDPVDGTTNFVHGFPFVAVSIGFAVNKELEFGVVYSCVEDKMYTGRKGKGAFCNGVKLSVSNQDDVKQSIIITELGSNRDPEVVSKIFSTMQKILSIPVHGLRGVGTAATNMCLVASGAAEAYFEIGIHCWDVAAGAVIVKEAGGILLDVDGGPFDLMSRRTLAANNKIIAERIIKEIETFQVERDDV, encoded by the exons atggctgacccttGGAAAGAGGCAATGGACCATGCAGTGGCTGCTGCAAGGGATGCTGGAGGA GTTATTAGAGAAGCTttacaaaaggaaatgaaaataatgcatAAAACTTCTTCAGTGGACTTAGTAACAAAGACGGACCAAAAAGTGGAACAGCTGATTATAACAGCTATCAGAGAGAAGTATCCATCCCACAG ttttattgGTGAAGAGTCTGTTGCTGCTGGACAGCCCTGCATACTGACAGACAATCCCACTTGGATCATCGATCCAGTCGATGGCACAACAAACTTTGTGCACGG gTTTCCCTTTGTTGCAGTGTCCATTGGGTTTGCTGTCAACAAGGAG ctggaatttggagTCGTTTACAGCTGTGTTGAAGATAAAATGTACACTGGCCGGAAAGGGAAAGGGGCATTTTGTAATGGTGTCAAGCTGTCAGTATCAAATCAGGATG acGTTAAGCAGTCCATTATCATCACTGAGCTGGGATCTAACAGAGACCCAGAAGTAGTCAGCAAGATCTTCTCCACCATGCAGAAAATCTTGTCCATTCCAGTACATGG GCTTCGAGGGGTGGGCACTGCAGCAACAAACATGTGCTTAGTGGCTTCGGGGGCAGCTGAGGCCTACTTTGAAATTggaatccactgctgggatgtaGCAGCTGGTGCTGTCATTGTGAAAGAGGCTGGTGGTATCTTACTAGATGTGGATG gcgGGCCTTTTGATCTTATGTCCCGAAGAACATTGGCAgccaacaataaaataattgcagAGAGAATTATAAAAGAAATTGAAACGTTTCAAGTTGAAAGAGATGATGTATGA